A window from Drosophila yakuba strain Tai18E2 chromosome 3L, Prin_Dyak_Tai18E2_2.1, whole genome shotgun sequence encodes these proteins:
- the LOC6539820 gene encoding thioredoxin reductase 2, mitochondrial: MSMIKFLRSSTHNALRPSLGWYRHAASRPRYDYDLVVLGGGSAGLACAKEAAGCGARVLCFDYVKPTPVGTKWGIGGTCVNVGCIPKKLMHQASLLGEAVHEAVAYGWNVDDQNLRPDWRKLVRSVQNHIKSVNWVTRVDLRDKKVEYVNSMCSFRDSHTIEYVAMPGAENRQVTSEYVVVAVGGRPRYPDIPGAVELGITSDDIFSYEREPGRTLVVGAGYVGLECACFLKGLGYEPTVMVRSIVLRGFDRQMSELLAAMMTERGIPFLGTTIPKAVERQADGRLLVRYHNTTTQKDGSDVFDTVLWAIGRKGLIEDLNLEAAGVKTHDDKIVVDGAEATSVPHIFAVGDIIYGRPELTPVAILSGRLLARRLFAGSTQLMDYADVATTVFTPLEYSCVGMSEETAIELRGADNIEVFHGYYKPTEFFIPQKSVRHCYLKAVAEVSGDQKILGLHYIGPVAGEVIQGFAAALKSGLTVKTLLNTVGIHPTTAEEFTRLSITKRSGRDPTPASCCS; encoded by the coding sequence ATGTCGATGATAAAGTTTCTGCGATCCTCCACCCACAACGCACTTCGGCCCAGCCTAGGATGGTACCGCCATGCTGCCTCAAGACCACGCTACGACTACGACTTGGTTGTGCTCGGTGGGGGATCGGCGGGATTGGCGTGCGCTAAGGAGGCGGCTGGCTGCGGAGCCCGCGTGCTCTGCTTCGACTACGTCAAGCCCACTCCAGTGGGTACCAAGTGGGGCATCGGCGGCACCTGCGTGAACGTGGGCTGCATCCCCAAGAAGCTGATGCACCAGGCCTCGCTGCTGGGCGAAGCTGTCCACGAGGCGGTGGCCTACGGCTGGAATGTAGACGACCAGAACCTACGTCCCGACTGGCGCAAGCTGGTGCGCTCCGTGCAGAACCACATCAAGTCCGTGAACTGGGTAACCCGCGTGGACCTGCGCGACAAGAAGGTGGAGTATGTAAACTCGATGTGTTCTTTTCGCGACAGCCACACCATCGAATACGTGGCAATGCCGGGTGCCGAAAACCGCCAGGTGACCTCAGAGTACGTGGTGGTGGCCGTGGGCGGAAGGCCACGCTACCCGGACATTCCCGGAGCCGTTGAACTGGGCATCACGAGCGACGATATATTCAGCTACGAGCGAGAGCCGGGTCGCACCCTTGTGGTGGGCGCCGGATACGTGGGTCTGGAGTGCGCCTGCTTCCTCAAGGGACTTGGCTACGAGCCTACTGTCATGGTGCGCTCCATTGTGCTGCGCGGCTTTGATCGCCAGATGTCCGAGCTGCTGGCCGCTATGATGACTGAGCGAGGCATCCCATTCCTGGGCACCACAATCCCCAAGGCCGTGGAGAGGCAGGCGGATGGGCGGCTCCTGGTCCGGTACCACAACACAACCACCCAAAAGGACGGCAGCGACGTCTTTGACACTGTGCTGTGGGCCATCGGACGCAAAGGCCTAATTGAGGACCTCAACCTGGAGGCCGCTGGAGTGAAGACTCATGACGACAAGATCGTGGTGGACGGTGCGGAGGCCACCAGCGTGCCTCATATATTTGCTGTTGGGGACATCATATATGGTCGACCCGAGCTAACGCCGGTGGCCATCCTGTCGGGGCGCCTGCTTGCCAGGCGTCTTTTTGCCGGATCCACACAGTTGATGGACTATGCCGACGTGGCAACCACAGTTTTTACTCCGCTCGAATACAGCTGTGTCGGCATGTCGGAGGAAACGGCGATCGAACTGCGCGGAGCTGACAACATCGAGGTATTCCACGGCTACTACAAGCCCACCGAGTTTTTTATTCCCCAGAAGAGCGTGCGCCATTGCTACCTCAAGGCCGTAGCCGAGGTATCCGGGGACCAGAAGATCCTAGGCCTACACTACATCGGTCCAGTCGCCGGCGAGGTCATCCAAGGCTTCGCCGCAGCCCTTAAGTCTGGCTTGACCGTTAAAACCCTGCTAAATACGGTGGGAATCCACCCCACCACCGCCGAAGAGTTTACCAGGCTGTCAATTACCAAGCGATCTGGTCGGGATCCTACTCCAGCCTCCTGCTGCAGTTAG